The proteins below come from a single Chryseobacterium sp. MA9 genomic window:
- a CDS encoding Na+/H+ antiporter — translation MVENFIYYLGLVLVIIGAIMLANRLKVAYPIILVIAGLLISFIPGLPVLKIDPELIFIIFLPPLLYEAAFAVSWKEIWKLRRIITSFAFIVVFLTAISVAFVANSYIPGFSLALGFVLGGIVSPPDAVSAGAILKFVKVPKNLSTVLEGESLFNDASSLIIFRFAMVAVATGQFIWQDAASSFGWMVFGGLGIGVVLAFVFLKIEKIFPTDVNMDAILSLVAPYVMYIAAEEVHASGVLAVVSGGLFLSVRRHEIFRTSQSRLRGSNVWESFVFLINGIVFLLIGLDLPEIMIGLNKEGISLSDAVGYGVLITAVLILVRFLSSFGAVFVTLIMRNFINVADRDPGMKAPLLMGWTGMRGVVSLAAALSIPVVMENGQPFPHRDLILFITFIVILATLIIQGLTLPALIEKLNLSDAGGGYMSEEESEHFLRREMRRVAFRHLDENYKERRSENEYFSKLMDRWEQEDKEDSIHKLSEEAKAIYFETIEQQRTWLREENRRNPNIDEEYIRHYLTRLDLEEERLRM, via the coding sequence ATGGTGGAAAATTTTATTTATTATCTGGGACTGGTCCTTGTCATTATCGGGGCCATTATGCTGGCTAACCGATTAAAAGTAGCCTATCCTATCATATTGGTTATTGCAGGACTTCTTATCAGTTTTATTCCCGGATTACCGGTGTTAAAAATTGATCCTGAATTGATCTTTATTATTTTCCTGCCTCCGCTTTTATACGAAGCAGCTTTTGCCGTTTCCTGGAAGGAAATCTGGAAACTGAGACGGATCATTACCAGCTTTGCCTTCATTGTAGTTTTTCTTACCGCAATATCTGTAGCGTTTGTAGCTAATTCATATATTCCCGGGTTTTCACTGGCGCTAGGTTTTGTGTTGGGAGGAATAGTGTCACCACCGGATGCTGTAAGTGCAGGAGCTATTTTAAAATTTGTAAAAGTTCCTAAAAATCTGTCTACCGTTCTGGAAGGGGAAAGCTTATTCAATGATGCTTCCTCGCTGATCATCTTCAGGTTTGCAATGGTCGCAGTGGCTACAGGGCAGTTTATATGGCAGGATGCAGCCTCGAGTTTTGGATGGATGGTTTTTGGAGGTTTGGGAATTGGAGTTGTATTGGCTTTTGTATTTCTTAAAATTGAAAAAATATTTCCTACCGACGTTAATATGGATGCTATCCTTAGCCTGGTAGCTCCTTATGTGATGTATATTGCAGCAGAAGAAGTTCATGCTTCGGGGGTGTTAGCTGTAGTGAGTGGAGGGTTATTCCTTTCTGTAAGAAGACATGAGATTTTCAGAACTTCACAATCCAGATTAAGAGGCTCCAACGTCTGGGAAAGTTTTGTATTTCTGATCAATGGAATCGTGTTCTTACTCATCGGATTGGATCTGCCGGAAATTATGATAGGTTTAAACAAAGAAGGAATAAGTCTATCTGATGCTGTCGGTTACGGAGTACTGATTACCGCAGTACTTATTCTCGTGCGTTTTCTGTCATCCTTTGGCGCTGTTTTTGTGACTCTGATTATGCGGAATTTTATTAATGTAGCAGACAGAGATCCGGGAATGAAAGCTCCATTATTAATGGGCTGGACGGGAATGCGCGGGGTAGTTTCTCTTGCGGCAGCTTTATCTATTCCTGTAGTGATGGAAAACGGGCAGCCTTTCCCGCATCGTGATCTCATCCTTTTCATTACCTTCATTGTGATTCTGGCTACTCTGATTATTCAAGGGCTTACATTGCCTGCCCTGATCGAAAAACTCAATTTATCTGATGCAGGAGGAGGATATATGTCCGAAGAAGAATCTGAACATTTTCTGAGAAGAGAAATGCGACGCGTAGCTTTCAGACATCTGGATGAAAATTATAAAGAAAGAAGAAGCGAAAATGAATATTTTAGCAAACTGATGGACCGCTGGGAACAGGAAGATAAAGAAGACTCTATTCATAAGCTGTCTGAAGAAGCGAAAGCAATCTATTTTGAAACCATCGAGCAGCAAAGAACCTGGCTTCGGGAAGAAAACAGACGCAACCCGAATATTGACGAAGAATATATAAGACATTATCTAACAAGGCTGGACCTGGAAGAAGAAAGGCTCAGAATGTAA
- a CDS encoding MBL fold metallo-hydrolase, with protein sequence MKNLKKQLGQFPDEKRKEYFNTLPNYLNGRFQNILTTPPLLEGESMTKVLFHTLCKVENTSPKTALPFIVTDLKSIQPEENVLVWFGHSSYFIQVDGKKFLIDPVFSGNASPMPGSIKAFQGADYYKPEHMPEIDFLLISHDHWDHLDYKTVQDLKDKVGKVICGLGTGQHFEYWGWSFDKIIEKNWWESIDIAEGFRITLTPARHFSGRLLNRNISLWTSFVLKTPTKKLFLGGDSGYGNHFTEIGDQYGPFDLAIMENGQYNEKWPYIHTLPDQLITEIKELKAKNFIPVHNSKFKLAQHAWYEPLVLASKYAEENDIPITLPMIGEKVDLDQLGTTTWKKWWKEYM encoded by the coding sequence ATGAAAAATTTAAAAAAGCAGCTCGGGCAGTTTCCCGACGAAAAAAGAAAAGAATATTTTAATACACTTCCCAATTATCTCAATGGGAGATTTCAGAATATATTGACAACACCTCCTTTACTGGAAGGAGAAAGCATGACCAAGGTACTTTTCCACACCTTATGTAAAGTAGAAAATACTTCACCCAAAACTGCACTTCCGTTTATAGTAACAGATTTAAAGAGCATTCAACCTGAAGAAAATGTTTTGGTATGGTTCGGGCACAGTTCTTATTTCATACAGGTAGATGGTAAAAAATTTCTGATAGATCCCGTTTTCAGCGGAAATGCTTCCCCGATGCCAGGTTCCATAAAAGCTTTTCAGGGAGCCGATTATTATAAGCCGGAACATATGCCGGAGATAGACTTTTTGCTGATCTCACATGACCATTGGGATCATCTCGATTATAAAACCGTTCAGGATTTAAAAGATAAAGTAGGAAAAGTCATTTGTGGTTTAGGTACGGGCCAGCATTTTGAATACTGGGGCTGGAGCTTTGACAAAATCATCGAAAAAAACTGGTGGGAAAGCATAGACATCGCAGAAGGTTTCAGAATCACGCTTACTCCTGCAAGGCATTTTTCAGGAAGATTACTGAACCGTAATATCTCACTCTGGACTTCATTTGTTTTAAAAACACCTACGAAAAAATTGTTTTTGGGTGGCGACAGCGGCTATGGAAATCATTTTACAGAAATTGGCGACCAATACGGACCGTTTGATCTGGCCATCATGGAAAACGGACAATATAACGAAAAGTGGCCGTATATTCATACTTTGCCGGATCAGCTTATCACAGAAATTAAAGAATTGAAAGCTAAAAACTTCATTCCTGTACACAATTCAAAATTTAAACTCGCACAACATGCATGGTATGAACCTTTAGTTCTTGCCTCAAAATATGCAGAAGAAAACGATATACCGATTACTCTTCCTATGATCGGAGAAAAAGTAGATCTGGATCAGTTGGGAACCACAACCTGGAAAAAATGGTGGAAGGAATATATGTAA
- a CDS encoding DUF4822 domain-containing protein, with protein MNTLKKLCYLSASMLLSASFVACSSDDNEIIIEQQTPSQVLSSTPWETTGAKDKSGNNVALTDASVAGYVGFAYFKADGKFAIYNLTDVLRSMGTWSVDAQGKTRTIAALNPDGTTIFTRDVEILVLNRNEFTYRIRPNSSDPSVYYDIIHTRTSHAEPTNGQLTLASTPWETTGAKDKSGNNVALTDASVAGYVGYSYFKANGTFKIFGLNDALRSEGTWSISPDGKTRTLTTPTFTRVVDILLLNETTFTYRITPDAANPAVFYDIIHTKVNHKEPL; from the coding sequence ATGAATACACTGAAAAAATTATGTTATCTGTCTGCATCCATGCTGCTATCAGCATCTTTCGTTGCATGTTCAAGTGATGATAATGAGATTATTATTGAACAGCAGACTCCCTCACAGGTACTATCTTCTACTCCATGGGAAACAACCGGAGCTAAGGATAAAAGTGGAAATAATGTAGCACTTACAGATGCCAGTGTTGCTGGATATGTAGGTTTTGCTTATTTCAAAGCAGATGGAAAGTTTGCTATTTACAATCTTACTGATGTACTGAGATCAATGGGAACATGGTCTGTAGATGCACAGGGAAAAACAAGAACTATTGCAGCATTGAACCCGGATGGGACGACTATTTTCACCCGCGATGTTGAAATTCTTGTTTTAAACAGAAATGAATTTACGTACAGAATCCGTCCTAACTCCAGCGATCCGTCTGTTTATTATGACATTATCCACACGAGAACTTCTCATGCAGAACCAACTAACGGACAGCTTACACTAGCTTCCACGCCATGGGAAACGACTGGTGCTAAGGATAAAAGCGGAAATAATGTAGCACTTACAGATGCAAGTGTGGCCGGATATGTAGGATATTCTTATTTCAAAGCTAACGGAACTTTTAAAATTTTCGGATTAAATGATGCATTGAGATCTGAAGGTACATGGTCTATTTCTCCGGACGGGAAAACGAGAACACTTACCACGCCTACTTTTACACGTGTTGTGGATATTCTGCTTCTGAACGAAACAACGTTCACTTACAGAATTACTCCTGATGCAGCAAACCCAGCTGTATTTTACGACATTATTCATACGAAGGTAAACCATAAGGAGCCTTTGTAG
- a CDS encoding DUF434 domain-containing protein — protein MNNRNRGKNTGDDTLFGSEKQIGKLKLAVEDMRYLLTREYPEKAASELVGNRYRLKTRQIQALRGASASDSQLYNRRLKHVETLDLKGETVYLDGFNVLILLESLLSGAYIFEGLDGCIRDLSGVHGTYKRVNQTLRAVELVAAFYQKNQIQKLVWIFDKPVSNSGRIKQIILEFAEQQQLNWEGDLQYNPDKFLAESSELIISSDAWILDHCKEWFNLIGYLIREEKLPVNLIKMM, from the coding sequence ATGAATAACAGAAACCGCGGTAAAAATACAGGAGATGACACTCTGTTCGGTTCAGAGAAGCAGATTGGCAAGCTGAAACTGGCTGTTGAGGACATGCGGTATCTTCTAACCAGAGAGTACCCGGAAAAAGCTGCTTCTGAACTTGTTGGAAACAGATATAGATTGAAAACCCGTCAGATACAGGCTTTACGGGGTGCGTCTGCATCAGATTCACAACTCTACAACAGGCGGTTGAAACACGTGGAAACCTTAGATTTAAAAGGAGAAACGGTTTATCTCGATGGCTTTAATGTTCTGATCCTGTTGGAAAGTCTGCTCTCCGGAGCTTATATATTTGAAGGATTGGATGGCTGTATCCGCGACCTTTCCGGAGTTCATGGAACTTATAAAAGAGTAAATCAGACTTTAAGAGCGGTAGAACTGGTTGCTGCTTTTTACCAGAAAAATCAGATTCAGAAGCTCGTCTGGATCTTTGACAAACCGGTTTCCAACAGTGGACGGATTAAGCAGATTATTCTTGAATTTGCAGAACAGCAACAGCTTAATTGGGAAGGTGATCTGCAATACAACCCCGATAAATTTCTGGCGGAAAGTTCAGAACTTATCATTTCCTCAGATGCCTGGATTCTGGATCACTGTAAAGAATGGTTTAATCTGATCGGCTACTTGATCAGAGAAGAAAAGCTTCCTGTTAATCTGATTAAAATGATGTAA